The Thermomonospora amylolytica sequence CCCGGTGGGCGGGCCTGTACTTCTCGGCCCGGCACGACCACGCGTTCACCGACGCCCGCGACCGGCTGAACGGCGGATACACCCTGATCCTGCGGCAGAACGGCGCCCTGCAGCTCTACCGCAAGGACCCGGCCGGGACGACGCTGCTCAAGACGGTGAAGACGGCGCCGGTCCGGGCCGGGACCGTCGCCCGGCTGGCGGTCACGGTGTCGGCGGACGCGATCGAGTTCCGCCGCACGGACGGCAGGGACGCCGGGGCCGAGGTCGAGGACGCCGCCCACCGGGGGCCGTACCTGTTCCTGGGGCGGCCGGGGCCGGGGCCGCAGGTGTCGTTCTCCGGCGTGACGGTCAGCCGACCCGGCGGGCGGGCTCTGCCGACGCCGCGGTGAGGATCCGCGGCGGGCGCGGCACGACGCCCGCCAGCCGTGCGGCGACCGCGGCGCGGATCGCGGGCACGGCCTCCAGCGGGGCCAGCGCGACGGCGCACCGGCCGATCGTCCGCCCGCCCAGCGCACCCGCCTCGGCGGCGGCGTCCAGCGCCAGGTCGGCGGCGCTGCCGCAGGGCCGCCGGGCGGCCGACAGCAGCGCCCCCACCTTCTCGGGGTCGCCGCCGCGCAGAGCCTTGGCCGCGGCGATCGCGTCCCCGGTCGGCTGCGGCACCACCGCCGCCACCCCGACCTCCATGATCACCAGCCGCAGTCCGAGCCCCGCCAGCGGGAACGGCACGACGTCCGAGGCCGGGCCGGTCAGCACCGCGTGCCCCGGCGCGTAGCGCAGCGCCGGATCCTGCGGGGAGGGCGGGACTCCGCGCAGGTCCCGCAGCGCCAGCGCGAAGGCGGTCGCGGTCTCCGCCCCCGACAGCAGCCCCGTCTGGGCGGGCAGCAGCCGGCTGACCACCGCCCGCAGCCCCGTCCCGGCCTCCGCCAGGACCTCCCGGAAGGGGTCGGCCCAGGCGGGTGCGACCGACACCGGGATCGGGCCGTGGTCGTCGTTCAGCGAGTACAGCTCCGCCGGGCCCTCTCCCCGCAGGTCCGCCGCCACGACCGCGCCCCAGGGCACGCCGACCATCAGCGCGGCGTCGGGACCGCCCAGCAGCCTGAGCATCCCCGGCGCGAACCACGCCCCCTGCGGCGCCGCCGCGTACATCTCGTCGAACACGTACGCGGCCCACCGCACGTCGGGATCGACGTAGAGCCGGTCGGCGATGCGCGTCACAGCAGCTTCTCCAGCCGGTCGGCGGCCTCGGCGGCTCCCCCGGCGGCCTCGAACGACGCCCGCACGGCCTGCGCGGCGCGCCGGTGGGAGGGGTCCTGCAGCACGGCCGTGATCGCCTCGCCCAGCGCGGCGGCGTCCATCGAGGCGGCGACGCCCGCGCCCGCGCCGGTCACCTGCCGGGCGACCGCCCGCTGGTCGTCGCGGACGGGCGCCACCACCAGCGGCAGGCCGTGGGCGAGAGTCTCGCAGACGATGCCGTGGTCGCCGTGGCACACCACCGCCGACAGCCTCGGCAGCAGCGCGGCCTGCGGCACGTGCCGGCGGACCAGCGCGTTCGGCGGCGGATCGGGGAGCGTGCCGGGCAGGGCGGCGAGCACGGCCTGCACGTCCAGGTCCGCGACGGCCTCGGCGGCCACCCGGCAGAGCCGTTCCCCGGCGTCGGCGGTGCCCGGTGACACCAGGATCGCCGGGCGGGCGCCGTCCAGCCATTCCCAGGGGAACGCGCCGCCCGACGGCCGCTCCCGCACCGGCCCGACGAACGCGAAGTGCCCGGGGCACGCCGGACCGCCCGCCAGTTCGGGCGTGGAGAACACCAGCACCAGATGGTCGGAGAAGCGCAGGTCCACCGGGTCCGTCTCGCCGCAGGCCCGCTGGAAGTCCATGATCGGTTCCAGCGCCCGCCGCCCGTCCTCGGGCGGCGGCATCAGCGCCGACGTGGCCCACGGGATGCCCCGGCGGCGCGCCGCCACGGGGGCGGCGAGCACCTGCTGGTCGGCGACCACGACGTGCGGGCGGAAGTCTTCGATCGCCGCCTCGACGGCGGGCAGCGTGGCGTGCGCGAACGGGACCAGCACGTCCTCCCACAGGGGCCGCGGCGCGTGCGTGCCGTGGCCGCCGGCGGGCTCCTCGTCCCCGGCGGGATACAGCGTCGCCCCCCGTTCCAGCAGCGGCCGTACCGCGTCGGGCGGGCCGACCCAGGCGACCTTGTGCCCGCGCCGGGTCAGTTCCGCGCCCACCGCGACGGTCGGGGTGACGCGCCCCGCCTCCGGCGGCACCGCGAACAGGAACCGGGATCCGCCGCCGTCCAGCCCGAACGCCGCCCCCGCCGACCCCAGGTCCAGGGACGGGACCGCCCTGCGACGGCTCACGCGACCGCCTCCGCCCGTA is a genomic window containing:
- a CDS encoding glycosyltransferase, with the translated sequence MSRRRAVPSLDLGSAGAAFGLDGGGSRFLFAVPPEAGRVTPTVAVGAELTRRGHKVAWVGPPDAVRPLLERGATLYPAGDEEPAGGHGTHAPRPLWEDVLVPFAHATLPAVEAAIEDFRPHVVVADQQVLAAPVAARRRGIPWATSALMPPPEDGRRALEPIMDFQRACGETDPVDLRFSDHLVLVFSTPELAGGPACPGHFAFVGPVRERPSGGAFPWEWLDGARPAILVSPGTADAGERLCRVAAEAVADLDVQAVLAALPGTLPDPPPNALVRRHVPQAALLPRLSAVVCHGDHGIVCETLAHGLPLVVAPVRDDQRAVARQVTGAGAGVAASMDAAALGEAITAVLQDPSHRRAAQAVRASFEAAGGAAEAADRLEKLL